GTCGCCTGAAAAAGGCTGCACTCCAGTCACAGGATAAGCATCGTCACTTGGGCCAAAGATGCGGGCGATCGCTTCGGAAAAATACTGGGTGATACTATCCATCATTCGGGTAATACCCATATACTTACTCTCCCGGTTTGTTTGTAGGCTTGAAACGTAAATTAGCTCTCTATACTTACCATTATGAGTAGTTTTGGATTATTGACGTTTATTTGCAATACTTGTTTGATTAGGTTTGCAATACTTTGCTTGTCGTTGATGAAAGCGGTGCGTATCATTAAAACTTCTACAACTTTTTTAAACTTACTTATATTTTCAACAATTTACTTTAATAATTATGACTTTTGATGGAAATTGCTCCTGTTATGGAGAGCATCCGGCTTTCGTCAGGGCGGCGCAGTTATAGTTTTATGCGATCGCTCTTTATTTCTCTGTTTTAGATAAAAATACTATTAAGAATAGTATACAAAGGATATAAATAGCCGTTAGAGGTCATGTAACCTACCTGATACATCTGTCTTCTTTAAAAGATTATCAAAATACCTTGGCAGTATTTTGGTGAATAGCACTATAATCGTAGAAACTATTCTTGCCAAGGTAGCAAGATTATGAAAATTTCCCTTGACGGACTTGCAAAGCATCCGAACCCGCTTCAGGAGCAGGAAAGGGCAGAAGATCGGGAACTGGCGATCGCGCCTGAAGATTATAGCCTCCTGACCGACCTCTACCAGCTGACGATGGCAGCTTGCTACACAGGCGAAGGTCTGGAGCAAAGACGCGCCAGCTTTGAGTTGTTTGTGCGGCGCCTACCAAACGGCTTTGGCTATTTGATTGCGATGGGGCTGGCGCAGGCGCTAGACTACCTGGAGAAATTCCGCTTTACATCAAGTCAGCTGGAGGCTTTGCAGGCGACAGGGATTTTTGCACAAGCACCAGCGCGATTTTGGTCGCTGCTGGAGGAAGGTCGCTTCACAGGCGATGTGTGGGCAGTTCCAGAGGGAACGGCTGTTTTTGCTAACGAGCCACTGCTACGGGTGGAAGCTCCCTTATGGCAAGCTCAGTTAGTAGAAACCTACCTGCTGAACACCATCAACTATCAGAGTTTGGTGGCGACGCGGGCGGCGCGGATGCGCGATGCGGCTGGGGCGCAAGCGACGCTGCTAGAATTTGGGACGCGACGGGCGTTTAGTCCCCAAGCCTCTGTGTGGGCGGCGAGGGCGGCGTTGGCAGCTGGGTTAGATGCCACTTCTAATGTATTGGCAGCGATCAAATTGGGTCAAAAGCCTAGTGGAACGATTGCTCATGCTTTGGTGATGGCGATCGCAGCCACATCTGGAAGCGAACAAGAGGCTTTTAAGGCATTCCACCGCTATTTTCCTGGTGCGCCATTGTTGATTGATACATACGATACAGTCGCCGCTGCCCAAGGTTTGGCACAAATGTTAGCAGCAGGGGAAACACAATTGGCTGGGGTGCGGATAGATTCGGGGGATTTGGTAACTTTATCTAAACAAGTGCGATCGCTTTTACCCGATGTTCCCATCTTTGCCAGTGGCGATTTGGATGAATACGAAATTGCCAGATTGAAAGCAGCTGGCGCTTGCATCGACGGTTATGGACTGGGAACTCGACTGGTTACGGGAACAGCTTTAAATGGGGTTTATAAACTGGTGGAAATTGATGGCATTCCCGTGATGAAAGAATCGAGCGGTAAGATAACTTATCCTGGTCGAAAGCAGATTTTTCGCCGCCATCAGGGAAGTCAGGTTAAAGCAGACAGATTGGGATTGTTGACGGAAAGCCCTAATGGAGAAGAACCTTTGTTGCAGCTGGTGGTTAAACAGGGCGAACAGGTGCAGTTACCAGATTTAGCGGAAATTCGAGAGCGTACAGCTGCATCAGTTGCTAGTTTACCAGCTCTGACGCGATCGCTTGATTCTCCCATTTCTGTATCTGTGGAGATTTCTGAGGCGCTGAGGTTGTTGACTGAAGAAACTCGTCTTGGTTAATCGAAGGAATGAACCGCGTTAGTGCTATATGAACCCGAAGGAAGAAAATGAAGAGAATTGCTTTGTTTGGTACAAGTGCTGACCCGCCGACATCGGGACATCAGGCGATCCTTAATTGGCTGTCTCAACACTACGATCTGGTGGCGGTGTGGGCATCGGATAATCCGTTTAAGTCTCACCAAACGCCGTTAGAACATCGATCCAGAATGCTACGGTTGCTGATTGAGGAACTTAATTCGACTTGGCACAATATCTGCCTGTTTCAGGAACTCAGCAGTCCGAGAACTCTGGAAACGGTGCAGAAGGCCAGGGGAATTTGGGGAATGTCGGTAGACTTTACAGTAGTAATTGGTTCCGACTTAGTTAGCCAGATGCCGCGTTGGTATAGAGTTGAAGATTGGTTGCGGCAAGTGCAACTGCTGGTAGTACCTAGACCAGGATATCCGATAGAAGACTCTAGTTTAGAGGAACTGCGGCAGATGGGGGCGCACATAGCGATCGCTCACCTTAACGCGCCAGCGGTTTCCTCTACAGCGTATCGTGAGAATGGAAACACCAAAGCCTTGACGACCACCGTCAAAGACTATATCAATAGAGAACGTTTATACGAATGCCAGGACGCGGCTCGAAAAAAATAGCACAACAACCGACATTAGCCGATTTTAAAGTCGGAGTTGATAACGTAATTTTCTCAGTCGATACAGCGCAAAATCGACTGTTAGTTTTGTTAGTAATGCGCCAAGAAGAACCCTTCTCAGGACATTGGTGCTTACCCGGTACTTTAGTCCGTCAAGGAGAATCTTTAGAAGATGCCGCATATCGAATTTTAGCTGAAAAAATTCGCGTCAAAAACTTGTACTTGGAACAGTTATACACCTTTGGCGGGCCAGGACGCGACCTGAGGGAATGTGATGATAGTTATGGGGTGCGTTATCTATCAGTTAGTTACTTTGCTCTGGTACGGTTTGAAGAAGCTGAATTAATTGCCGATGGCGTTAGTGGTATTGCTTGGTATCCCTTAGAACAAGTGCCGCAACTCGCCTTTGACCACAATAAAATTTTAGAGTACGGTCATCGGCGTTTGCGAAATAAGTTAGAGTATAGCCCAGTGGCATTTGAAGTGTTGCCAGAGGTATTTACTTTGAGTGACTTATATCAGCTTTACACGACAGTTTTAGGGGATAATTTTGCAGATTATTCCAATTTCCGCGCCCGGTTGTTGAAGCTGGGTTTTCTTTACGATACTAAAGTAAAAGTGTCGCGTGGTGCTGGTCGTCCGGCTAGTTTGTATCGGTTTGATGCTGAAGCGTTTGCCCCGTTTAAGGATAAGCCTTTGGTTTTTATCTAAACGCCAAGGCACACAAAGTAATTTAATCTTCTGCATTAAAAAAATAAAACATGGAACCCGAAGAGACTTTAGATATCCAAGACATTCGTAATGAGATTGATAAAATTGACCGGAAAATTATCGAACTTCTTGGCAAGCGATTTGAATATGTGAAAGCTGCTGCCAATTTCAAAACCAGTGAAGAAAGTGTAAAAGCCCCAGAACGTCGTCAGGCTATGATGCAGCAAAGACGTGTTTGGGCTGAAGAACAAGGCTTAAATCCTGATCTAATTGAAAAGTTATATCAAGATTTAGTCACTTATTTTATGAATGAAGAATTAAACCATTGGAAATCAAGAAAATAAATAATGTAATATATTCAAATACAGCAAACCTTAATTATATAAAATCTTATTTTTCTTCCTCTGCGACTCTGCGGTTCGTTTTAAAAAAGTAGCTTTCACACATCAAATAGGATGGCTATATATGAAAATTGCGATCGCTCAACTTAACCCTACAATTGGCGACCTCGCCAACAACGCCCAACAAATTCTCAATGCTGCTAAAATTGCATCTGAGAATAATGTCCGTTTATTGTTAACACCGGAACTTTCTTTATGCGGTTATCCGCCACGGGATTTGCTCTTAAATCCCAGCTTCATTGAAACAATGGCAAACGTTTTACAGCAATTAGCGCAAAATTTACCGCCAAATATAGCTGTTTTAGTGGGAACAGTTGAACCAAATTCAAAAGCGCACGTTGCTGGCGGGAAACCTTTATTTAACAGTATCGCCTGGTTAGAAAATGGTCAGTTACAGCAAATTTTTCACAAGCGACTGTTACCAACCTACGATGTTTTTGACGAATATCGATATTTTGAACCAGGGCTGCAAGCTAATGCTTTCACCCTCGACAATCTCCACATCGGAGTAACAATCTGCGAAGATTTGTGGAACGATGAGGAATTTTGGGGTAAGCGCAGCTATGCGATAAATCCAATTGTTGATTTAGCTCAATTGGATGTAAATTTTATTGTAAATTTATCAGCTTCGCCTTACAGAGTTGGTAAGCACAAGTTGCGAGAATCGATGTTGCGACATAGCGCGTCTCGCTTCAATAAACCAATCGTATATGCTAATCAGGTTGGGGGAAATGATGACTTAATTTTTGATGGTTGCAGTTTCGCTTTAAATCGTACTGGTGAGGTAGTTAGTCGCGCTTTTGCTTTTGAAACAGATTTGGTGTTAATAGAATTTGATGAGGAAAAGCGGGATCTGATCCCCGCCAACTCCTCCTCTTTAAGAGGTGAGGGAGGGATATCGCCTTTACCCGAAACTGAAGATGAGGAAATTTGGGGTGCTTTGGTGTTGGGGGTGCGAGACTATGCGCGTAAGTGCGGCTTTTCTAAAGTAGTTATTGGTTTGAGTGGTGGGATCGACTCGGCATTAGTGGCAGCGATCGCATCCTCTGCATTAGGATCAGAAAATGTATTCGGCATTCTCATGCCTTCTCCCTACAGTTCCGATCATTCTATTAAAGATGCGCTGGAATTAGCCGAAAATCTGGGCATTGCAACTGAAATTCTGCCCATTGGCGATTTAATGACAGGTTACGACAAAACTCTGGAAAAGGTGTTTGCTGACACATCTTTTGGACTTGCTGAGGAGAATATTCAATCGCGGATTCGCGGTAATTTATTAATGGCGATCGCTAACAAGTTTGGCTATCTCCTACTATCTACAGGCAATAAATCAGAAATGGCGGTTGGTTACTGTACGCTTTACGGCGATATGAATGGCGGATTAGCTGTAATTGCTGACGTACCTAAAACCTGCGTCTATTCCCTTTGTAATTGGCTGAATGCTGAGAAACTGGGGACTGGGGACTGGGGACTAGGGCCTTGGGAAGAAAAGAATGCTACTCTTTCCTCTATCCGAAAAGAAATTATCCCAACCAATATCATCTTCAAGCCTCCGAGTGCAGAATTAAAACCCGGTCAAGTTGATCAAGATTCTCTGCCGTCTTATGATATTTTGGACGACATTTTACAACGCTTAATTCACGAGTATCAATCATCAGCCCAAATTATCGCCGCCGGACATGATGCAACTGTCGTTAAGCGAGTAATGCAGCTGGTAGCGCGTGCGGAATTTAAGCGGCGACAAGCACCTCCGGGAATTAAGATTACAGATCGCGCTTTTGGTACTGGTTGGCGAATGCCAATTGCCAGTCGTTGGGCGGTAAACAATTAAAAATTTCAAAGCCAAGAAAGTAGACAGGCATCTTGCCTGTCTACGGTTTATTGTTTTACGAGTTTTAAACGCGATCGCTTCTCCCAAACCTTCTTAATCTGAGATTTTTTCAAACTTTGCAAGCGCGATCGCAACTGTTTTAAATTCGGTGTCTCTCCGCCATAACGCCATTGGACATATGCCTGAGAAATTTCGTTGATGACTTCGGCTTTGTCGGGTGAATGGTGTTGACGTGCTTGATAAGCATACTCTAGGGGAGTGTGTGCTGGGTGCTTGGCGTATCCTTGGACACTCAACTCCTTAAGCATTTGCTGGTAGATACTTTCCATCGGCGGCAACTTACCCAGCCAGAGGCGGTAACGCAATGCTTGCAACCTGTTCCAAGCCAACCAACCGAGGAACCCCAGGCAAATTGCCAATATAATCCCAGTAAACAATCCCACCCAGCCATTGGAAAGCAGCGCCCATAACCAGATTATCGCCCCAATCAGCCAGATGGTAATGGCACCGAATACGTTATTTAACCAACTTGCTACAGGCGAAGGCAACCACCCCGCAACCCAATGCCAGAACTGGCGCAACACGCTAAAGGTTTGGTCTTCTTCAACGGAGGGGGGAATTAAGGGATTACCGGGAATCGGATCAAAGGCAAACCAGCCGTAGTTGGGAAAATACACTTCTGTCATCGCGTAAGCGTCGGTGTTGCGGACGACATAGAAGCCAGTGAAGGGATTGAACTCCCCTGGTGAAAAGCCTGCCACTAACCGCGATGGAATGCTAATCGATCGCAACATAATTGTTAAAACGCTGGAGAAGTGGTCAGGATAACCTCCTTTGTGTTTGAAGAGAAATGCTTCTACTAAGTCTTCGTTTTCATCCAAAAAAGGCAAGCCAAGAGGGTCTTGTGGGATGGTGTAGTTTTGTTTGAGATACTGAGCTAAGTAGAGAGCTTTTTCGTAGGGAGAGGTGATGGGTTTTCTCGACTTGGCTAATATTTCTTCGGTTAGCTGCCGCACTTTGTCAGAGATTTCTGGAGGAACTTGCAGATAGTAATTGCGGATTCTTTCGGAATAGTCTGTTGATGTTTTCGCCAAAAGAGCGCGATCGCGTACTGGTACTTCCGAAATTACGGTGTAGGTAAATCCTTCCCCCAAACCTGTAGGCGATCGCAAACCGCTCTCGGTATCCATCGCTACTTCCTGTGTGGGAAAATACAGTTCTTTAGGATAGGATAAGGCGGGAATCAGATTCGGCAGTTCAGAGACTATTGTGTAACTCTGAATCACCTGTTTAGTTTTCCCACTGAAGATTACCTGTCTGGGAAGGAAAAATCGGTACGACCAGGCCGGACGTTGCACAGTCTGCGTTTGCTTGTCGCGGGAAATTTCCCAACCCTGACCAGTGTAGCGATCTAACGCCAGCACTCGCCAAAATCCCTCGGCTTGTGATCGCACTCGCATCACCACTTTGGGCTTCATCTCCCCCCGGAGATTCTGGTTAATTTTGCTGCTAAAGCCGTAGTAGAAGGTATCATCCATCTGCCCGGCGCCCCTTTCTTGGTTTTGTCCGCCGCCTCCACCTCTACCTTGTTTACCTTGTCTGGCGTAACCAGGGTTAACTATGGCGCGGCCGTTACTAGAAAAATTTTGTTGTTCTAAACCTTGAGGCCCGCTAACTGGAAATGTTTGTAGTTGATAGCCAGGAAACCGGGGCATCAATGCAAAAATAGTTAGTCCCAGCCCGACAATTAAAGTAAAAAGTAAAAAGTAAAACTTAAAAGTGCTTTTAATTTCTTGGGGATTTTTTTTAACTTTTGTCTTTTTACTTTTGCCTTCAAGTAGGCCTAACCGAGAGCGATAATCTAGCACCAAAACAGGCAGCGCTACGCCCAAAAACAACAGCAAAATTGGCGCAAAGGTTAATGTTTGGCTGACTGTACCAGCAACGCCTAACAAAATCAGCCCAATCACCATCGAATAACCCAAATCTTTGCGACGCGGGAGGTCAAAGCTGTGCAGCACTTGCAGATGAATTAACAATTCTGCAAGCACCAAGCGTGTATCATTCAAAGCACCAAACAGATTTCTCAAAAAAACTGTTAGTGCTACCACCATCCCAATCGCTATCAAAAATTTTACAGGCACATTGCGATCGCGTCGTCGATACCAACTCCACGTCGCACCAACTAGACTCAGCGGCACAGCCCATAAACTAATCTGAGTTTCCGCCGCTACATCCGTGGCAATAATCCCCACAACTACGAGTGCCTGCACCAGCACCCGTAGCAGGATTGATTCTTCCGTTTCCGGCTTCGACGTTGTTTCTAGCCGTTGCCGCACCCGATGCAAAGCTGAATTAGTCATTAGTCATTAGTTATTGGTCATTAGTCTATTGTGCTTTGTCCGCTGTCAGTTGTCCGTATGTGTTGGAAGGTTGGAAAGTTGTTAGAACGACAATCTCTACCCAACGTTTCAACTCGACAACCCTTAAGTGACGATTGACTGCTGACGAATTACTAATGACTATGAACTAATGACTACGAACTAATTGCGATCGCAAAAATCAGCGGTGGTTGATCCACTTCTGACAAGCGAATTTCCAGAGGATAAGTCTGATTAGGTTCTAAATCAAACGATTCTACACTCAGGTAGCCTGGATAGGAACGCTGCGCCGTTGCTTCTGCAACAGCAGTTCGCAGCGTCAAACTGCCGCCACGAGGTAAGCGACTAACAATCCTGCACCTGGGAACCTTACCTTCTACCTGGTATTCTGCCTGGACGCTCATGATCCCCAGAGATGTTTGCCAATGTCGCTCCACAGGCTTCGAGTCGGGCGATACTGGCAACGTCAGCGCCTTGATGATTTCTCTAGCCGCCAATAAGGACAGCGCCATCTGTTGACTATCTGTAGCTTCTTCGTAACGATTCGTGAAAAATTGCTGCTCTTGGGGGGAACGGGTTGGATAGAGCAACACCATTCCTGCTAACTGGTTTAGTGTCTGGCGTTGTTCTGGAAACAACGCGCTGGCGGCACGCACCAATTTCGCTCCCTGTGCTAGCGGCGACTGCACGACCTCCTGACAGGAATCTAGCAGTTGTGTTAAAACCGTTTCGGGGAGGGTGACAGGCAGACTGAAGTTAGAAAGCTGGGGTATCCACAGGGGAACAGAGCTTTCAGCCTCGCGGTCTAAATAATCAGGTTCGTAGTTGCAAATTTCCGTCTCCCAAGGAAAAAGAGGTGGGTTACGTTCAATTTCAACTTGCAGTTTGCGCTTCAAAAGGGCATGGAAACGATTTTGCACAGTCGGTTTTTCTCCTCCCAAGTTGAGTGGTTGACAGCCTTGGGCCGCTTCATCGAGGTGGTCTAATACTAGGCTCAGGTCTTCTGAGTCTAGGGGATCAGAATAATCCAATTCCATTGCCTCCACAGGATCGCCTTCCAAGTTAGGGTCTTGTGGTGGTTCTGCTGCTGTGGGATTAGAATCCTTTAGCAGCCATGCTAGGAAGCGGTTATCTATCGCTTCGGAATTGTTATCTAGGTCACTATTCATCTTGAGATGCACTTGCTCCGGATACTGAACGATTGCGAATTTCCCAGGCAAGCTCCAGCAGCTTAAACCATCGCTTTTCGACCTGGGAAACCGTACAATTTAAAGTCTGAGCGATCGCTGCTGCTTCCACTCCCTGTTGCTTTAATCGTAGTAATTCAGCCTGTTGAGCGCTCAAAAGTCCTTGAAACACCTGCCATTGCTGGGGTGTTAGTCCCAAATTGCGCTCCAAATCCGCTTCTAACCACTGATGCACCAGTTCCCAGCGATGGGAAAGGGCAAACCGAATTAAATGATATTTGAAGCGTTGTTGTAAATAATCCCTCTGGCGGGGAGTCAAACCCAAAATCGCCTCAATTTCCCCGGCAGATAAATCTTTCAGGCGCAGCGTAAAGTAATCGACGCATTCAGTCTGCTGGCGGTCTTTGAGATATTTCATCAACTCCTTAACCACCGTTTGGCGCAGGCTCTTTTCCAACGGTTCCGGTTCATGACCTACCATTGCCTCCCGCACCTGATGCACCGTTGCTTCATTCCAAACCGAGTCTGACTCGGTAGCGCCTCCCTCAGCCGCCTGCTCCATATCTACGGAAGTTTCCGGAGGTTGCTGTTGCGAAAATGTCTGCGCCCGCAGGATGATGAGTTGCTGAGTACGATGACCCGGAAGCGGAATGCGTCGCTTGCCGTAGCGTTCGGCAAAAGCCATGTATTCTGCCAACTCTAAAAGAGTATGGGGGCGATACTTGGTAACAATCGCATTCTCGCGGCGAAACGCATTTAAGGATTCCGCATAGAATCCTTGCAAGAAATCTTCAATCAGCACCAGCCGCGCCTGATAGCTCGTTGGCACCTGTGAAGGTGTAATGTAGCGATAGACAATTGCACTCAGAGTAGCGTGTAATTCCACTCTTCCCCGATGTGCGCCCATCTGATAATAGTGAAGACATTGCTTTAGGCGAAGACGAGCCAGTGTCGTCGCCCAAGTTTCCACATCTCCTGAATCTTGGATGCGTTTACTCTCATGACAAATTCGGGCGACTTCACTGGCTATCCGCGCCGCCACCTCACGACAGTTATCCTCCGAGGCTTTTGTTGACTCTCGGAGTTCGTTAAATAGTAGTTTAAAAATTGCCTCCACGCGCTGGTAGATATTCCCCACACTGGCTAAATTGTTACCAAGACCCTAGCATACCCAAACGTCATACGTTAACAGCACAAGCCCTTAAATTAACAATATGAATTTAGACCAACAGATTCTAGCACTGATTGACAAAGCGCAACTTTATGGTGTACCACCTGAGTGGATTACCCAAATCGCACCCGTTCTCATCGAATATGCCACGGGGTTACAACATTTAGAGTATTACATTCTCCAAAGCCCAGAATCCGGTTGGTTATTGACAACCCTTAGTAATCGGGCCGAACCCGATGTCCAAAAAAAGGTGATACACGCTTTCTCAACTCTTGAGGACGCTAAGGGTTTCCAGTTAGTGCCAGATCCTCAAATTGTTGCCCAAAGAGAGCCTGTGACTCACATTTTGTTTGAGACGGTCGGCAGGGAGGTGATAGACAGCACAATTTTCTTTGATACTCCTGGTAATCGTACCACTGGCTATGAAATTTTTCGGGTAAATTTGATAGAGCGCATTAAAGAACATCAGCAAATACATCGACCTTCCCCCAAATCTAACCCCAGAAACTTGCCTCCAGATATTGCTTGAGCAAGGGTTTCTATGGTGAGCTTTTTTAATCAATGGGTTGAAGCTTTAAGAAATGTAATAGAATGTCCGATTTGTATTAATCGTTTACACTCGTCTACTTAAAGCCGAGCCTAAATAAACGCAACTAAGAAACCGGGTTTGTAGGGTTCCTGCAATCTCCGTTTAATTATGCCCACCTCCTTAGCCGCTAAAGTTAATTGCTCTTGTAAATGTTTGTAAAAATATTTCCAGAGGTTCCTGGTAAGCAGAAAAAGTTCTGTAGAGGTACTTATTGATTTTGGATTTTGGATTTTGCGAAGGTCGGATATATTCCAAAAGCCTCCCATAAGGCAAAATCTCTTTGATATTGTTTTGACGACAGCACTGTTATGCTTACCATCGAGTGCTTACGCAGCAGTTTTCAACATCGCCTCAGGCGGGCAGATTTTCGATTTTTCGACATCGGTTTTTACTTTCAGTGTCTCCGGCGAGGGAACCATCACCGACCTGAACGTGAGGTTTTCCGCCCAGCATACTTATGATTCTGACTTGACTGTTTTCTTGCGATCGCCAACTGGAACACAAATTCAACTATTTTCGCAGGTAGGTAGCTTTGAGGACAACTTTCAGGATACCCTGCTCGACGATCAAGCAGCGATCGCAATTACTGCTGGTGACGCGCCATTTATCGGTGCCTATAGACCTAGTAGCCCCCTGAGTGCGTTCAATGGGCAGAACCCCAACGGAACCTGGACATTGAGCATTGTTGACGACTTTGCCGCCGAGGATGGCTATTTGTACCAAGCAGGCGACGCAGCACCGTGGGGGACTGCCCTTGGTACGCAGCTGAGTTTTAATTCTTCTACTCCAGTGCCTTACGAGTTTTCACCAACCTTGGGCATATTGGTGCTGGGCGGTTGGGGTGCGGCGACTCAACTCAAAAAACAACTGCAAAAACGCAAGTAATACTTACGCGATCGCAAACTTTTCTAGTTGTTTCTAACAGTATCAAATTCCAAAATACCCAGTACTTACGAATAGCTACTGAAATTAAA
Above is a window of Funiculus sociatus GB2-C1 DNA encoding:
- a CDS encoding nicotinate phosphoribosyltransferase, whose protein sequence is MKISLDGLAKHPNPLQEQERAEDRELAIAPEDYSLLTDLYQLTMAACYTGEGLEQRRASFELFVRRLPNGFGYLIAMGLAQALDYLEKFRFTSSQLEALQATGIFAQAPARFWSLLEEGRFTGDVWAVPEGTAVFANEPLLRVEAPLWQAQLVETYLLNTINYQSLVATRAARMRDAAGAQATLLEFGTRRAFSPQASVWAARAALAAGLDATSNVLAAIKLGQKPSGTIAHALVMAIAATSGSEQEAFKAFHRYFPGAPLLIDTYDTVAAAQGLAQMLAAGETQLAGVRIDSGDLVTLSKQVRSLLPDVPIFASGDLDEYEIARLKAAGACIDGYGLGTRLVTGTALNGVYKLVEIDGIPVMKESSGKITYPGRKQIFRRHQGSQVKADRLGLLTESPNGEEPLLQLVVKQGEQVQLPDLAEIRERTAASVASLPALTRSLDSPISVSVEISEALRLLTEETRLG
- a CDS encoding nicotinate-nucleotide adenylyltransferase, whose translation is MKRIALFGTSADPPTSGHQAILNWLSQHYDLVAVWASDNPFKSHQTPLEHRSRMLRLLIEELNSTWHNICLFQELSSPRTLETVQKARGIWGMSVDFTVVIGSDLVSQMPRWYRVEDWLRQVQLLVVPRPGYPIEDSSLEELRQMGAHIAIAHLNAPAVSSTAYRENGNTKALTTTVKDYINRERLYECQDAARKK
- a CDS encoding NUDIX hydrolase — its product is MPGRGSKKIAQQPTLADFKVGVDNVIFSVDTAQNRLLVLLVMRQEEPFSGHWCLPGTLVRQGESLEDAAYRILAEKIRVKNLYLEQLYTFGGPGRDLRECDDSYGVRYLSVSYFALVRFEEAELIADGVSGIAWYPLEQVPQLAFDHNKILEYGHRRLRNKLEYSPVAFEVLPEVFTLSDLYQLYTTVLGDNFADYSNFRARLLKLGFLYDTKVKVSRGAGRPASLYRFDAEAFAPFKDKPLVFI
- a CDS encoding isochorismate lyase produces the protein MEPEETLDIQDIRNEIDKIDRKIIELLGKRFEYVKAAANFKTSEESVKAPERRQAMMQQRRVWAEEQGLNPDLIEKLYQDLVTYFMNEELNHWKSRK
- a CDS encoding NAD+ synthase, which translates into the protein MKIAIAQLNPTIGDLANNAQQILNAAKIASENNVRLLLTPELSLCGYPPRDLLLNPSFIETMANVLQQLAQNLPPNIAVLVGTVEPNSKAHVAGGKPLFNSIAWLENGQLQQIFHKRLLPTYDVFDEYRYFEPGLQANAFTLDNLHIGVTICEDLWNDEEFWGKRSYAINPIVDLAQLDVNFIVNLSASPYRVGKHKLRESMLRHSASRFNKPIVYANQVGGNDDLIFDGCSFALNRTGEVVSRAFAFETDLVLIEFDEEKRDLIPANSSSLRGEGGISPLPETEDEEIWGALVLGVRDYARKCGFSKVVIGLSGGIDSALVAAIASSALGSENVFGILMPSPYSSDHSIKDALELAENLGIATEILPIGDLMTGYDKTLEKVFADTSFGLAEENIQSRIRGNLLMAIANKFGYLLLSTGNKSEMAVGYCTLYGDMNGGLAVIADVPKTCVYSLCNWLNAEKLGTGDWGLGPWEEKNATLSSIRKEIIPTNIIFKPPSAELKPGQVDQDSLPSYDILDDILQRLIHEYQSSAQIIAAGHDATVVKRVMQLVARAEFKRRQAPPGIKITDRAFGTGWRMPIASRWAVNN
- a CDS encoding transglutaminase TgpA family protein → MTNSALHRVRQRLETTSKPETEESILLRVLVQALVVVGIIATDVAAETQISLWAVPLSLVGATWSWYRRRDRNVPVKFLIAIGMVVALTVFLRNLFGALNDTRLVLAELLIHLQVLHSFDLPRRKDLGYSMVIGLILLGVAGTVSQTLTFAPILLLFLGVALPVLVLDYRSRLGLLEGKSKKTKVKKNPQEIKSTFKFYFLLFTLIVGLGLTIFALMPRFPGYQLQTFPVSGPQGLEQQNFSSNGRAIVNPGYARQGKQGRGGGGGQNQERGAGQMDDTFYYGFSSKINQNLRGEMKPKVVMRVRSQAEGFWRVLALDRYTGQGWEISRDKQTQTVQRPAWSYRFFLPRQVIFSGKTKQVIQSYTIVSELPNLIPALSYPKELYFPTQEVAMDTESGLRSPTGLGEGFTYTVISEVPVRDRALLAKTSTDYSERIRNYYLQVPPEISDKVRQLTEEILAKSRKPITSPYEKALYLAQYLKQNYTIPQDPLGLPFLDENEDLVEAFLFKHKGGYPDHFSSVLTIMLRSISIPSRLVAGFSPGEFNPFTGFYVVRNTDAYAMTEVYFPNYGWFAFDPIPGNPLIPPSVEEDQTFSVLRQFWHWVAGWLPSPVASWLNNVFGAITIWLIGAIIWLWALLSNGWVGLFTGIILAICLGFLGWLAWNRLQALRYRLWLGKLPPMESIYQQMLKELSVQGYAKHPAHTPLEYAYQARQHHSPDKAEVINEISQAYVQWRYGGETPNLKQLRSRLQSLKKSQIKKVWEKRSRLKLVKQ
- the hetZ gene encoding heterocyst differentiation protein HetZ, coding for MGNIYQRVEAIFKLLFNELRESTKASEDNCREVAARIASEVARICHESKRIQDSGDVETWATTLARLRLKQCLHYYQMGAHRGRVELHATLSAIVYRYITPSQVPTSYQARLVLIEDFLQGFYAESLNAFRRENAIVTKYRPHTLLELAEYMAFAERYGKRRIPLPGHRTQQLIILRAQTFSQQQPPETSVDMEQAAEGGATESDSVWNEATVHQVREAMVGHEPEPLEKSLRQTVVKELMKYLKDRQQTECVDYFTLRLKDLSAGEIEAILGLTPRQRDYLQQRFKYHLIRFALSHRWELVHQWLEADLERNLGLTPQQWQVFQGLLSAQQAELLRLKQQGVEAAAIAQTLNCTVSQVEKRWFKLLELAWEIRNRSVSGASASQDE
- a CDS encoding PFE-CTERM domain-containing protein, which gives rise to MTTALLCLPSSAYAAVFNIASGGQIFDFSTSVFTFSVSGEGTITDLNVRFSAQHTYDSDLTVFLRSPTGTQIQLFSQVGSFEDNFQDTLLDDQAAIAITAGDAPFIGAYRPSSPLSAFNGQNPNGTWTLSIVDDFAAEDGYLYQAGDAAPWGTALGTQLSFNSSTPVPYEFSPTLGILVLGGWGAATQLKKQLQKRK